AAAATCACGTTGCCGCCAGGGAAGGCAGCCTCTCCAACCGCATTTCTATAAAACTGCCATCTGGTGATGAGTACTACAGACAGGCGCATAGCCATTCTGTCCTCCATATGAGATAATTACCTTTTGACCCTTTTTAGCCTTGCCTATGTTGTCTTTACGCCATGCCCTATTGTCTTTTCTGGTTTATCAATCATCCTGCTTCGCTCATGTCAATCAGTATGTTGATGCAATCAAGCACGATCCCAATTCGCTTTATGCCTTTTTCAAAGCAATGCCCAAAGGCGGCGAACTGCATTACCACCTCGCTGGCGGCGCTTATCCTGAAGCGATGTTGGCTGTGGCTGCTAAACACGACTATTGTCTTGATACCGCGACCTTTGCCATCAGCAAAACTACGGAGGCCTGCCGCGGTATTCCTGCCAGGGAATTAAGCCAGCATCCGGAAATCTATGCCAACACAGTACGCGCCTGGTCGATGAAAGATTTTATTCCAGGTGCTGAGTCCGGCCATGATCATTTTTTTGCCTCCTTCATGAAATTTATCCCACTGGTGGCCAATCACGATGCCGAGTTATTGAGTGAAGTAATGTTGCGGGCTGCCGATCAGCATGAACACTACATGGAAATAATGATTCTACCCGACAATGGGGCATCCATCGCGTTCGCCGATCCGTCGTTTACCTTAACCGAGATGGCAGCGATGAAAACGAAGCTTCTCGCTAACCCGGGATTTAGGGGCACCATCACTAAAACAGTCAACAAATCCGATCATCTGCTTAACGAGGCGCAATCCTTCCTTAACTGCGGGCAGAAGCCTGAACAGCCGGTTTGCGGTTTAACCGTCCGGTTTCAATATTATGTGTTAAGAGAACAAAGCCTGGATAAAGTATTTGCCCAGGCGCTGCATGGGTTTGAGGCCGCATCGCGTTCCAAATCACTGGTTGCTGTTAATCTGGTGCAACCGGAAGACGGTTATTTGTCGTTAAGGAATTACCGTGGACAAATGAAAATTTTTGAATTTCTGCACAAGAACTACCCCGAAGTACCCATTGCCCTCCATGCCGGTGAATTGTCGCCACAAGACGTTGTCCCGGCCGATACCCGTTTTCACATTCGTGACGCCATGTTAGTCGGCAATGCCAGGCGCATCGGCCATGGAGTCGACATCGCCCATGAAGAAAATCCTGACGAAATCATGCGCCTTTTAAAGGAAAGGAACATGGCCGTGGAAATTAATTTAATCAGTAATAAAGCCATTCTTGCGATTGAAGGTAAACAACACCCGCTTAATTACTACTTAAAGCACCAGGTGCCTGTCGTCCTTTCCACTGACGATGAAGGCATTTTACGCACGGATTTAACCGCCCAGTACGTTGAAGCCGTATTACACCATCAACTGGATTATGCAACGCTTAAACAGATTAACCGCAATGCCCTGACCTTCAGTTTCCTACCCGGAGAAAGTTTATGGAATCCGAGTCAGCCCGGAGTCAGCGTGCCGCAATGCAAGGATTTAAACAGCGCGACGTGCCTGAACTTCATTCAAGGCAGTCAGAAGGCCCAATTGCAGCGTCAACTGGAATTGCAACTGGCGGCATTTGAAAAGCGGTATGATCAGTAGGAATCAGTAGAAAATGGGGATTGGGCAATCCAAAGGAAGCCCAATCCTTAGCCTGTCAGGCCGAAAAAGGATCTTCAAAAACAATCGTGGAATCACGCTCCGGCCCAGTCGACAACATGGCAACGGGGATACCCAGTAATAATTCAATGCGTCTCATGTAAGCAATGGCATTGGCTGGTAATTGCTCAATGGAGGTGGCGTCCGCAGTCGATTCCTGCCAGCCTGGAAATTCTTCATAGACGGGCTCTAAGCCTGCAAAATCATCCGCGGACTGCGGAGGACGGGTCAACAGTTTGCCTTCACAATCACGATAAGCTACCGCAATTTTTAAGACATCAAGGCCATCAAGCACATCCAGTTTGGTTAGGCATAACCCGGAGATACTGTTCAGTTCGATGGAACGGCGCAGCAAAACCGCATCGAACCAACCGCAGCGGCGAGGACGGCCGGTGACCGCACCAAACTCATTGCCGCGCGAAGCCAACTGTTTGCCCACCTCATCATGCAGTTCCGTCGGGAATGGGCCGCCCCCGACACGGGTGGTGTAGGCTTTGGTGATCCCCAGAACATAATCCAGGTAACGGGGGCCAAAACCAGCGCCGTTTACCACGCTGCCTACGCAGGTATTGGACGAGGTCACGAAAGGATAGGTACCGTGATCAATATCCAGATAAACCCCTTGCGCGCCCTCAAACAAAATAGAGTCACCCTGCTCACGGTGTTCATGCAGGCGGGTGGTGACGTCACAGACCATGTCTTTTAATTCGCGAGCCCAACGCGCCGCCTCATCCAGCAACGGCTGCAGCGCGACTTCCGGTTGGTTATAATAATTTTTCAACACAAAATTATGGTATTGCAGCAATTCCTTCAATTTGGCTTCAAACCGTTGCGGATGAAACAAATCACTGACTTTAATGGCACGGCGGGCTATCTTGTCTTCATAGGCCGGACCAATACCGCGGCCTGTCGTACCGATGGCGGTGCTCCCCTTGTGCGTTTCACGCGCTTTATCCAGAGCAATATGACAAGGCAGGATGAGGGGGCAGGCCTGACTGATGTGCAGACGTGTTCTGACATCAATGCCCTTGCCTTCCAGCTCTTTAATCTCGGTTAGCAACGCGTCGGGGGCTAACACGACGCCATTAGCAATGTAACATTGCACATGGGGACGCAGCATGCCTGAGGGAATGAGACGCAAGACCGTTTTTTCACCTTTAATTTTTAGGGTATGACCCGCATTGTGGCC
This Legionella sp. MW5194 DNA region includes the following protein-coding sequences:
- a CDS encoding adenylosuccinate synthase; amino-acid sequence: MGKNVVVVGTQWGDEGKGKIVDLLTHDVNVVVRYQGGHNAGHTLKIKGEKTVLRLIPSGMLRPHVQCYIANGVVLAPDALLTEIKELEGKGIDVRTRLHISQACPLILPCHIALDKARETHKGSTAIGTTGRGIGPAYEDKIARRAIKVSDLFHPQRFEAKLKELLQYHNFVLKNYYNQPEVALQPLLDEAARWARELKDMVCDVTTRLHEHREQGDSILFEGAQGVYLDIDHGTYPFVTSSNTCVGSVVNGAGFGPRYLDYVLGITKAYTTRVGGGPFPTELHDEVGKQLASRGNEFGAVTGRPRRCGWFDAVLLRRSIELNSISGLCLTKLDVLDGLDVLKIAVAYRDCEGKLLTRPPQSADDFAGLEPVYEEFPGWQESTADATSIEQLPANAIAYMRRIELLLGIPVAMLSTGPERDSTIVFEDPFSA
- a CDS encoding adenosine deaminase, producing the protein MLSLRHALLSFLVYQSSCFAHVNQYVDAIKHDPNSLYAFFKAMPKGGELHYHLAGGAYPEAMLAVAAKHDYCLDTATFAISKTTEACRGIPARELSQHPEIYANTVRAWSMKDFIPGAESGHDHFFASFMKFIPLVANHDAELLSEVMLRAADQHEHYMEIMILPDNGASIAFADPSFTLTEMAAMKTKLLANPGFRGTITKTVNKSDHLLNEAQSFLNCGQKPEQPVCGLTVRFQYYVLREQSLDKVFAQALHGFEAASRSKSLVAVNLVQPEDGYLSLRNYRGQMKIFEFLHKNYPEVPIALHAGELSPQDVVPADTRFHIRDAMLVGNARRIGHGVDIAHEENPDEIMRLLKERNMAVEINLISNKAILAIEGKQHPLNYYLKHQVPVVLSTDDEGILRTDLTAQYVEAVLHHQLDYATLKQINRNALTFSFLPGESLWNPSQPGVSVPQCKDLNSATCLNFIQGSQKAQLQRQLELQLAAFEKRYDQ